Proteins encoded within one genomic window of uncultured Draconibacterium sp.:
- a CDS encoding thioredoxin family protein gives MFKEIKSLDEFLTLKEEQAAMLAYFSTDACSVCKVLKPKVEEMVTAVFPKMQLVYIKSDVMPDVAAQNSVFTAPTILVFFDGRETIRKSRSFSVDELQNEIGRYYSMMFD, from the coding sequence ATGTTCAAAGAAATAAAATCACTCGACGAATTTTTAACGCTGAAAGAAGAACAAGCAGCTATGCTGGCTTATTTTTCAACCGATGCCTGCTCGGTGTGTAAAGTGCTAAAACCAAAAGTTGAGGAAATGGTAACCGCAGTGTTTCCTAAAATGCAATTGGTTTACATTAAGTCGGATGTGATGCCCGATGTAGCTGCGCAAAACAGCGTATTTACTGCGCCTACAATCTTGGTGTTTTTCGATGGCCGTGAAACCATACGTAAAAGCCGTTCCTTTAGTGTTGACGAATTACAAAACGAAATTGGACGGTATTATTCGATGATGTTTGATTAG
- a CDS encoding ferredoxin family protein: MSNKLQALKAEMPAANPIIIDDEKCIACNKCVEICQVDLFIPGTEKGESPVVLYPGECWYCGNCVVVCPVEGAITLRHPLMNQARWVAKSDLLKKNK, from the coding sequence ATGTCGAATAAATTACAAGCTTTAAAAGCTGAAATGCCGGCAGCCAACCCGATCATTATCGATGACGAAAAATGTATCGCCTGCAATAAATGTGTTGAAATATGCCAGGTCGACCTGTTCATTCCCGGCACTGAAAAAGGAGAATCACCTGTAGTTTTGTATCCCGGAGAATGTTGGTACTGTGGAAACTGTGTGGTTGTTTGTCCGGTTGAAGGAGCCATTACACTGCGTCATCCGCTAATGAACCAAGCGCGTTGGGTAGCCAAAAGTGATCTTTTAAAGAAAAACAAATAA
- the porU gene encoding type IX secretion system sortase PorU, with amino-acid sequence MNKYILLFFIVLVGYVVSDVHNEIIVLNWQENPGSQDGEVLELFENADISGNLAHLALPVYSRLYKLDNPNKILRFSIDNPVFEEVSDSINKILAVEIPSEIKINTSVLQSRNDKKIELQIIPLKEENGKIYRLKSFALRSAPDVYKKSGEAINWKSESMLASGNWVKIRTSGKGIYKIPFSSLSDWGFSDPTQVGVFGSGGKIQSEDPGEIDYDDLEECSVWTATNSGEECLFFYAPGINEWDVNTSGVFTHRLNEYTSQGYFFLGNAGTPKQPEMLGNGSDEITHSTSTFDCFDLIENERYNLLEKGSGKRWYGDRYTNGGSKTYTFDIVDPAEESEAKVTVSGAARSFRSSDFGVAAEGSEAGTVPFRSVDTDETYGIYADPETTTMDVDLAEGEQGIRVTYNASNSSAEAWLDYIELNYRRNIEVGDDPLFFRDSKSVGDGNIVEFQVANAGGDTKVLDVSDINNAKEINAVLSGSDMVFIQDASELKEYVVFNTTGTFQEPTYVEDVKNQNLHGIDTPEFLIISHSNFMSAAEELADFHRTQDGMSVEVVDVNDVYNEFSSGSKSATGIRNFIKMIYDRGNTLKYVLLFGDGSYDNRNITGSGLNFIPTYQSSNSLDPLNSYVSDDYFVMLEDGESLSNGSIDLGIGRIPASTAYQAQLVVDKVKRYYEPEALGDWRNVVCMIGDDGDTGIHMRQSEQIADTLNNNYGEFITDKIYFDAYAEDVTPAGERYPDVNAAINERVEEGVLILNYIGHANNSFLAHEHVLEKGDINSWSNRNQLPIFVTATCEFSRFDADETSAGEEVLMNPNGGGIGLFSTTRVVTSGANFMLSRSFYRFIFAKDENGEHYRMGDVMRLAKSNLANGINKRNFSLLADPALKLSYPKYQVITTSINGEDATSSPDTIGTLEKITIEGYVADYFDNRIDDFNGEITHTVYDKEMDMQTLGNGDDNRPLTFQVQNNIIYSGTTSVTNGNFSFSFVVPKDISYKIGSGKIMYYAQNGEEDAHGAFTNFSIGGEGSSIADNNGPEIQLYLDSEDFQSGDETGKNPTLLAYLSDENGINTVGTGIGHDITVVIDNDYSKVYVLNNYYRAEKDDYTSGSLQYPLSNLSVGKHTLSLKAWDVANNSSEVEIEFEVTGDFIINGIRNFPNPITDYTYFVIEHNQAGESFSAVFDIYNINGKLVDQFETEISSNGSTSNPVRWDLSESKIPLTQGVYVYQVFLKNNNGVIASKSGKLLVAQ; translated from the coding sequence ATGAATAAATATATACTCCTGTTTTTTATTGTTTTGGTTGGTTATGTTGTTAGCGATGTGCATAACGAAATTATTGTACTCAACTGGCAGGAAAATCCGGGTAGCCAGGATGGGGAAGTGTTAGAATTATTTGAGAATGCCGATATTTCGGGCAATTTGGCACACCTTGCTTTACCTGTTTATTCCCGTTTATATAAGCTCGATAATCCAAACAAAATACTTCGTTTTAGCATTGATAATCCCGTTTTTGAAGAAGTAAGCGACAGTATTAATAAAATATTAGCTGTTGAAATTCCTTCAGAAATAAAAATAAATACTTCCGTTTTACAGTCAAGGAACGACAAAAAGATCGAACTTCAAATCATTCCGTTGAAGGAAGAGAATGGCAAAATTTACCGGTTAAAAAGTTTTGCGTTGCGGTCTGCTCCCGATGTCTATAAAAAATCGGGAGAAGCCATAAATTGGAAATCAGAATCAATGCTGGCATCGGGAAACTGGGTAAAAATCCGTACTTCGGGAAAAGGAATTTACAAAATACCATTTTCGAGTTTGAGTGATTGGGGATTTTCAGATCCCACTCAAGTTGGCGTATTTGGAAGCGGTGGAAAAATACAATCGGAAGATCCCGGTGAGATTGACTACGATGATCTTGAAGAATGTTCCGTGTGGACAGCTACCAATAGCGGCGAAGAGTGTTTATTCTTTTATGCGCCCGGAATTAACGAGTGGGATGTAAACACTTCCGGCGTTTTTACACACCGTTTGAATGAATACACCAGTCAAGGTTATTTCTTCCTTGGAAATGCTGGAACACCTAAGCAGCCTGAAATGTTGGGAAATGGTTCAGATGAAATAACTCACTCTACATCAACATTTGATTGCTTTGATCTGATCGAAAACGAAAGATATAACTTGTTGGAAAAAGGATCGGGAAAACGCTGGTATGGAGACCGATATACCAATGGTGGATCAAAAACATATACATTTGATATTGTAGATCCTGCCGAAGAAAGCGAAGCAAAAGTAACGGTAAGCGGTGCTGCGCGGTCATTTCGCTCATCAGATTTTGGAGTTGCTGCCGAAGGATCTGAAGCCGGAACAGTGCCATTCAGAAGTGTTGACACCGACGAAACGTACGGAATTTATGCCGACCCGGAAACAACAACGATGGATGTTGATTTAGCGGAAGGAGAGCAGGGAATTCGTGTTACCTACAATGCATCGAACAGCAGTGCCGAAGCGTGGCTCGATTATATAGAGTTGAATTACAGACGAAATATTGAAGTGGGTGATGATCCCTTGTTTTTTCGCGATTCGAAATCGGTTGGTGACGGCAATATAGTCGAGTTTCAGGTGGCCAATGCAGGAGGCGACACAAAAGTTCTGGATGTTTCGGATATTAACAATGCAAAAGAAATTAATGCCGTGCTAAGCGGCTCGGATATGGTCTTTATACAAGATGCCTCGGAGCTGAAGGAATACGTGGTTTTTAATACTACAGGAACTTTTCAGGAACCGACTTATGTTGAAGACGTTAAGAACCAGAATTTGCATGGTATAGATACACCGGAGTTTCTGATCATCTCGCACAGTAATTTTATGAGTGCTGCCGAAGAGTTGGCCGATTTTCATCGTACACAGGATGGAATGAGTGTGGAAGTGGTTGATGTAAATGATGTTTATAACGAATTTAGCTCGGGCAGCAAAAGTGCGACCGGAATTCGGAATTTTATAAAAATGATTTACGACCGGGGAAATACATTAAAATATGTATTGCTTTTTGGCGACGGTAGTTACGATAACCGAAACATAACCGGAAGCGGCCTGAACTTTATCCCAACTTATCAATCTTCAAATTCTCTTGATCCGTTAAATTCATACGTAAGCGACGATTATTTTGTAATGCTCGAAGACGGGGAAAGCTTATCGAATGGTTCTATCGATTTGGGGATTGGAAGGATCCCGGCCTCAACAGCTTACCAGGCGCAGTTGGTGGTCGACAAAGTAAAACGTTACTACGAACCGGAAGCTTTGGGCGATTGGCGAAATGTAGTTTGTATGATCGGTGACGATGGTGATACGGGAATTCATATGAGACAGTCGGAGCAAATTGCCGATACATTAAACAACAATTACGGTGAGTTTATTACCGACAAAATATATTTTGATGCTTATGCCGAAGATGTTACTCCGGCGGGTGAGCGTTATCCTGATGTAAATGCAGCAATAAATGAGAGGGTTGAAGAGGGGGTGCTGATATTGAATTATATCGGGCATGCTAACAACAGTTTTCTGGCGCACGAACATGTGTTGGAAAAGGGAGATATTAATTCGTGGTCGAACCGAAATCAGCTACCTATTTTTGTAACAGCAACCTGTGAGTTCAGCCGGTTTGATGCTGATGAGACCTCGGCAGGAGAGGAAGTGCTGATGAATCCAAATGGTGGAGGCATAGGGTTGTTTTCTACCACGCGAGTGGTGACATCGGGAGCGAATTTTATGCTAAGCAGAAGTTTTTACCGCTTTATTTTTGCCAAAGACGAAAATGGAGAGCATTATCGCATGGGCGATGTAATGCGCCTTGCTAAATCGAACCTGGCCAACGGAATCAACAAGCGAAATTTTTCGCTACTGGCCGATCCGGCTTTAAAACTCTCTTATCCGAAATACCAGGTGATAACAACTTCTATTAATGGAGAAGATGCAACAAGTAGCCCCGATACAATTGGCACACTTGAAAAAATTACCATCGAAGGTTATGTGGCCGATTATTTCGATAACAGGATTGACGATTTTAACGGCGAGATAACGCACACGGTTTACGACAAAGAAATGGATATGCAAACGCTTGGAAATGGCGACGACAACAGACCGTTGACATTCCAGGTGCAGAATAATATTATTTACTCGGGAACCACAAGTGTTACCAATGGGAATTTCAGCTTTAGTTTTGTTGTGCCAAAAGATATTTCGTACAAAATAGGCTCGGGTAAAATAATGTATTACGCTCAAAACGGCGAAGAAGATGCACACGGTGCTTTTACCAATTTTAGTATTGGTGGCGAAGGCTCTAGTATTGCCGACAACAACGGACCTGAAATTCAGCTTTATCTGGATTCGGAAGATTTTCAATCGGGCGATGAAACCGGAAAGAACCCGACATTGCTGGCTTATTTGTCGGACGAAAATGGGATTAACACGGTTGGAACTGGAATCGGGCACGATATTACCGTGGTGATCGACAACGATTATTCGAAAGTTTACGTGCTGAACAATTATTATCGGGCCGAAAAAGATGACTATACCAGTGGCTCGTTGCAATATCCATTAAGCAATCTTTCGGTTGGAAAGCACACACTGTCGCTAAAAGCATGGGACGTGGCCAATAACTCATCGGAGGTGGAAATTGAGTTTGAAGTTACCGGCGATTTTATCATCAACGGAATACGCAATTTCCCGAATCCAATTACGGATTACACCTATTTTGTAATCGAGCACAATCAGGCCGGCGAAAGTTTTTCGGCAGTTTTCGATATTTACAACATCAACGGCAAATTGGTCGATCAGTTTGAAACGGAGATCAGCTCGAACGGAAGTACAAGTAATCCGGTTCGCTGGGATCTTTCAGAATCGAAAATTCCGCTTACTCAGGGTGTTTACGTTTATCAGGTTTTCCTGAAAAATAATAATGGAGTAATTGCTTCTAAATCAGGAAAGTTGCTGGTGGCTCAATAA
- the trxA gene encoding thioredoxin, which produces MLEHLTKETFKEKVFNFETNKEWKYEGEKPCLIDFYADWCGPCKMVAPVLEELQSEYGDSIVIYKVNTEEQQELAGMFGVQSIPSLLFVPQDGQPQMAMGALPKQTFEKAISDVLKVEKPQAN; this is translated from the coding sequence ATGCTGGAACATTTAACGAAAGAAACATTTAAAGAGAAAGTTTTCAATTTTGAAACAAATAAAGAGTGGAAATACGAAGGTGAAAAGCCATGTTTGATCGACTTTTACGCCGATTGGTGTGGCCCATGTAAAATGGTTGCTCCGGTTTTGGAAGAGTTGCAATCTGAGTATGGCGACAGTATCGTAATCTACAAAGTAAATACTGAAGAGCAACAGGAATTAGCAGGAATGTTTGGTGTGCAAAGTATCCCTTCATTATTGTTTGTACCGCAAGACGGACAACCACAAATGGCAATGGGAGCACTTCCAAAACAAACTTTCGAGAAAGCAATCTCTGACGTGCTGAAAGTTGAAAAACCTCAGGCTAATTAA
- the ispF gene encoding 2-C-methyl-D-erythritol 2,4-cyclodiphosphate synthase yields MDFRIGQGYDVHRLAEGETLWLGGVLIPHNKGTVAHSDGDVLIHAICDAMLGALKLRDIGTHFPDTAAEFKNIDSKILLKKSYELVKQKGYEIVNIDSTVQAQQPKLKPHIPAMELCMADVLEIDVDRVSVKATTTETLGFEGREEGMSVNAVVLLKRM; encoded by the coding sequence ATGGATTTTAGAATCGGACAAGGATATGATGTACACCGTTTAGCCGAAGGAGAAACTTTGTGGTTAGGCGGTGTCCTTATTCCCCACAATAAGGGAACTGTGGCGCATTCTGATGGCGATGTGCTGATACATGCCATTTGCGATGCCATGTTGGGGGCACTGAAACTGCGCGACATTGGTACACATTTCCCCGATACCGCTGCTGAATTTAAAAATATCGACAGTAAAATTTTACTAAAAAAATCGTATGAGCTGGTAAAACAAAAAGGCTACGAAATAGTAAATATCGACTCGACAGTTCAGGCGCAGCAGCCAAAATTAAAGCCGCACATTCCTGCCATGGAACTATGTATGGCCGATGTTTTGGAAATCGATGTCGACCGTGTATCGGTGAAAGCAACAACTACAGAAACGCTTGGTTTCGAAGGGCGCGAAGAAGGTATGTCGGTAAATGCGGTAGTACTTTTAAAACGTATGTAA
- a CDS encoding CoA-binding protein yields the protein MSKRTLVIGASENPARYSNKAILALRRNQHEVVALAKRKGLVDDVPIETDFPENDTIHTVTLYVRAQHQPEYYQDIIRMKPQRVIFNPGTENPEFAKKLEANGIHAEQACTLVLLSIGNY from the coding sequence ATGAGCAAACGCACACTTGTTATTGGTGCCAGCGAAAACCCGGCACGATACTCCAACAAAGCAATACTTGCACTTCGGCGTAATCAACACGAGGTGGTAGCACTGGCTAAACGAAAAGGTTTGGTTGACGATGTTCCCATTGAAACAGATTTCCCGGAAAATGACACTATACATACAGTAACGCTTTATGTGAGGGCACAACATCAGCCGGAGTATTATCAGGATATTATCCGAATGAAACCACAACGAGTTATTTTCAATCCGGGAACGGAAAATCCGGAATTTGCTAAAAAACTGGAAGCTAATGGTATTCATGCAGAACAGGCTTGTACACTGGTTTTGCTGAGTATTGGTAATTATTAG
- a CDS encoding DUF3667 domain-containing protein, whose amino-acid sequence MSDLPKPIQCPTCSSTAIDNYCSNCGQKIYHKRFTLKGFFSVVGNALNLERGFLHTMVWMFRNPGKVIDDYLYGRTKPYLNPLNYIIIISGVYAFIVLSLNILDSGVETINHLSGIDQLNSSPEATQLQEQWMETVKKYTNFIPLLMLPFSSLASKWYFRRKRLYYGEHLILNTYVLAHSILITIILAPLVLVIPGLLPIFTLVNLCFTFSYLTYAFRSYFKRSVFNAFAGTVFVYLVGVVLLMLIGFLIATILIFTMIALGGTPFGLAG is encoded by the coding sequence ATGTCTGATCTACCAAAACCCATACAATGTCCAACCTGTAGTTCTACGGCAATTGACAATTACTGCAGCAATTGCGGGCAAAAAATTTACCACAAACGTTTTACGCTAAAAGGCTTTTTTTCCGTGGTTGGCAATGCGCTGAACCTGGAGCGTGGGTTTCTTCATACAATGGTTTGGATGTTCCGTAACCCGGGAAAAGTTATCGATGACTATCTTTACGGACGAACCAAACCTTACTTAAACCCACTGAATTACATTATTATAATTAGCGGTGTTTATGCGTTCATTGTTCTTTCGTTAAATATTCTCGACAGTGGTGTTGAAACCATAAACCATTTGTCTGGCATTGATCAACTAAATTCTTCTCCCGAGGCTACTCAATTACAAGAACAATGGATGGAAACAGTTAAAAAGTACACCAACTTCATTCCTCTATTAATGCTACCTTTTTCCAGTTTAGCATCAAAATGGTATTTCCGCAGAAAAAGACTCTATTACGGCGAGCATTTAATTTTAAATACCTATGTTCTTGCACACAGCATTCTAATCACAATCATCTTAGCTCCACTGGTTTTGGTGATCCCCGGATTGCTTCCCATTTTCACACTGGTAAACCTATGTTTTACGTTTTCGTATTTGACCTATGCTTTTCGCAGTTACTTTAAACGATCGGTTTTTAATGCATTTGCCGGAACTGTTTTTGTATACCTTGTTGGAGTTGTTTTGCTGATGCTAATAGGTTTTCTTATAGCTACGATACTGATATTTACAATGATAGCTTTAGGAGGAACTCCTTTTGGGCTGGCAGGTTAA
- the porV gene encoding type IX secretion system outer membrane channel protein PorV produces MIKLIRILFVVALAAMITENVMAQGTLSGANTITTAVPFLAITPDSRAGGMGDAGVGTTADVNSQHWNPAKYVFMESEMGVGLSYSPWLRNLVDDINLAYLSGYKKLDDVQAVSASLRYFALGDILFTDDQGTFQGQQSPNEFAIDFGYSRLLSEQFSGAVAVRYIRSDLTGGQLVNGVETNAGTSFAADVAFYYYNEFRAGRQDNIFAAGINIQNIGSKISYTDGDTKDFIPTTLKLGASYTMELDDYNSFSFAAEANKLLVPTPPVDSTGYGDGDVIWAGGINSNIGVIEGIFKSFGDAPGGFKEEMQEITWSVGVEYWYNKQFALRAGYFYENENKGNRQFITAGAGLKMNVFALDFSYLLPTQRNHPLENTLRFSLAFDIDAFSNQR; encoded by the coding sequence ATGATCAAATTAATACGAATTTTATTTGTGGTGGCTCTTGCAGCCATGATAACTGAGAATGTAATGGCACAGGGGACCTTGTCGGGTGCCAATACAATTACTACTGCCGTTCCGTTTTTGGCAATTACGCCCGATTCGCGCGCAGGAGGTATGGGGGATGCCGGTGTTGGTACCACAGCCGATGTGAACTCGCAGCACTGGAATCCTGCAAAATATGTTTTTATGGAGAGTGAGATGGGAGTTGGTTTGTCGTACTCGCCATGGTTGCGTAACCTGGTTGACGATATTAACCTGGCTTACCTGTCGGGATACAAAAAATTGGATGATGTGCAGGCTGTAAGTGCTTCGTTACGTTATTTCGCGTTGGGTGATATTTTATTTACTGATGACCAAGGAACTTTTCAGGGGCAACAAAGCCCGAACGAATTTGCCATCGATTTTGGTTACTCTCGTCTGTTAAGTGAACAATTCTCCGGAGCAGTGGCAGTACGTTACATTCGCTCCGACCTTACCGGCGGACAGTTGGTAAACGGTGTTGAAACCAATGCCGGTACTTCGTTTGCTGCCGATGTGGCTTTCTATTATTACAACGAATTCAGAGCCGGAAGACAAGACAATATTTTTGCTGCCGGTATTAATATTCAGAATATTGGTTCGAAAATATCGTATACTGATGGCGATACAAAAGACTTCATCCCAACTACCTTGAAATTGGGTGCTTCGTATACGATGGAGCTCGATGATTATAATTCATTCAGTTTTGCTGCTGAGGCTAACAAACTGTTGGTTCCAACACCTCCGGTCGATTCAACCGGTTATGGCGATGGCGATGTAATTTGGGCGGGTGGCATTAACTCCAATATTGGTGTTATCGAAGGTATTTTTAAGTCGTTTGGCGATGCGCCGGGCGGTTTTAAAGAAGAGATGCAGGAAATTACCTGGTCGGTGGGTGTTGAGTACTGGTACAACAAACAGTTTGCTTTGCGTGCCGGTTATTTCTACGAGAACGAAAATAAAGGTAACCGCCAGTTTATTACTGCAGGCGCCGGTTTAAAAATGAACGTGTTTGCACTCGACTTTTCGTACCTGTTGCCAACACAACGTAACCACCCATTGGAAAATACGCTGCGTTTCTCGCTGGCGTTTGATATTGATGCATTTAGTAACCAACGTTGA
- the murF gene encoding UDP-N-acetylmuramoyl-tripeptide--D-alanyl-D-alanine ligase: MTSIETIYSCFLKSTQVSTDSRKIENGCIFFALKGANFNGNKYAHDALKKGAAYAIVDEAEYATDDKILQVDDVLTTLQQLAHHHRKQLGLPILAITGTNGKTTTKELISTVLAKKFKVSFTQGNLNNHIGVPLTLLAMDKSTEFGVVEMGANHPGEIADLCEIADPDFGIITNIGRAHLEGFGSFEGVIKTKGELYDYLGKKNGVVFYNADNKLLERMGEALPKRISYGKENASFTGETIQSPPFIHVKANFKKGVLYLNSNLIGDFNFENILAAACIGNYFDVDPLNIQQAIKEYQPTNNRSQLINKGDIKIIMDAYNANPTSMAASIESFLENLKGDKYLILGDMLELGEYSENEHTKIVEMIPDELKKNTFLVGKEFSKAYKQESIKSFIHVDELCTYLKNEPIKNGNILIKGSRGIQLEKVLDLLN; the protein is encoded by the coding sequence ATGACAAGTATTGAAACTATCTACAGTTGCTTTCTAAAATCAACACAAGTATCTACCGATAGCCGTAAAATTGAGAATGGCTGCATTTTCTTTGCTCTAAAGGGAGCAAATTTTAACGGCAACAAATATGCTCACGACGCCCTGAAAAAAGGAGCTGCATATGCCATTGTTGACGAAGCAGAATACGCCACCGATGACAAAATATTACAGGTAGACGATGTGCTGACCACCTTACAACAACTGGCCCATCATCACCGAAAACAACTGGGATTGCCCATACTTGCCATTACCGGCACCAACGGCAAAACAACTACAAAAGAGTTGATCTCAACGGTACTTGCAAAAAAATTCAAAGTAAGCTTTACTCAAGGTAATTTAAACAACCACATTGGAGTTCCGTTAACACTGCTCGCAATGGACAAAAGCACTGAATTTGGGGTAGTAGAAATGGGCGCCAATCATCCGGGAGAAATTGCCGACCTGTGTGAAATTGCTGATCCCGATTTCGGAATTATTACCAATATTGGCCGGGCACACCTAGAAGGTTTTGGCTCGTTTGAAGGCGTAATAAAAACCAAGGGAGAATTATACGATTATCTCGGGAAAAAGAATGGAGTTGTTTTTTACAACGCTGACAATAAATTACTCGAAAGAATGGGCGAAGCTCTTCCAAAACGCATTTCTTACGGAAAAGAAAATGCTTCCTTCACCGGAGAAACGATTCAAAGTCCTCCGTTTATTCATGTAAAAGCCAACTTCAAAAAAGGCGTACTATACCTGAACAGCAATCTGATTGGCGATTTTAATTTTGAAAATATACTGGCAGCTGCCTGCATCGGAAATTATTTTGATGTGGATCCATTAAATATCCAGCAGGCTATTAAAGAATACCAGCCTACCAACAATCGCTCACAGTTAATAAATAAAGGCGATATAAAGATTATTATGGACGCCTACAATGCCAACCCTACCAGTATGGCGGCATCTATCGAAAGTTTTCTGGAGAACCTGAAAGGGGATAAATACCTCATTCTTGGAGACATGCTTGAGCTGGGAGAATATTCAGAAAACGAACATACAAAGATCGTTGAAATGATTCCGGATGAGTTGAAAAAAAACACCTTTTTAGTAGGTAAAGAATTCTCGAAAGCTTACAAACAGGAAAGCATAAAGTCATTTATTCACGTTGACGAATTATGTACTTACCTTAAAAATGAGCCCATAAAAAACGGGAACATTTTAATAAAAGGTTCCCGCGGTATTCAGCTTGAAAAAGTACTTGATCTTCTTAATTAG
- a CDS encoding SUMF1/EgtB/PvdO family nonheme iron enzyme — protein MNFKRLKPFVFIALAAFVSGCGLFGIGGKGESSRTTGWEYNAEETGNIPNVSGYEQEAGPGLVFVQGGTFTMGRVEQDVMYRNDNYPRRVTVASFYMDETEVSNQDYREFTHWTGRVYPGDVEKMKAITPDSSVWRKDLAYNEPYVNNYFRHPAYSEYPVVGVTWEQAEAYCAWRTDRVNEQILVEKGILTHDNTQSGQNVYTTDTYLAGIYQGTEGEDPVENPDGTTRRPKWEDGIMLPNYRLPTEAEWEYAAYGLIGNTDGELLTDRKLYPWNGSYLRQDKKKEKGRLKANFVRGRGDMMGMAGSLNDNADIAAPVFSYEPNDYNLYCMSGNVNEWVADVYRPMSLNDVEEFNPFRGNVITEYRRDQNGQYMTNEYGELIVDTIAGKDYRNVLDGDPNSQIVEGDTWIGNEKQTEGMYIQDDRPGAFSSLIDDEVRVYKGGSWQDRPYWLVPGTRRYLEQSKARNDLGFRCAMIRVGSPEGF, from the coding sequence ATGAATTTTAAAAGATTAAAACCATTCGTTTTTATTGCCTTGGCCGCATTCGTTTCCGGATGTGGATTATTCGGAATAGGAGGTAAAGGAGAATCATCACGAACTACTGGGTGGGAATACAATGCTGAAGAGACCGGAAATATTCCAAATGTTTCTGGTTACGAGCAGGAAGCCGGGCCGGGTTTAGTTTTTGTTCAGGGTGGTACATTTACCATGGGTCGTGTGGAACAGGACGTAATGTACCGCAACGACAATTATCCCCGAAGAGTTACTGTAGCTTCATTCTATATGGATGAAACAGAAGTTTCAAATCAGGACTATCGTGAATTTACTCACTGGACCGGTCGTGTATACCCCGGCGATGTTGAAAAAATGAAAGCTATTACACCCGACTCAAGTGTTTGGCGTAAAGATCTGGCTTACAACGAACCTTATGTAAACAACTATTTCCGTCATCCGGCATATTCTGAATACCCGGTGGTTGGTGTAACATGGGAACAGGCTGAAGCGTATTGTGCCTGGCGTACCGACAGGGTAAACGAGCAAATATTAGTGGAAAAAGGAATTCTTACACATGATAATACCCAATCAGGACAAAACGTTTATACCACCGATACCTATCTCGCTGGAATTTATCAGGGAACTGAAGGAGAAGATCCTGTGGAAAATCCTGATGGAACAACCCGTCGTCCTAAGTGGGAAGATGGAATTATGCTTCCAAATTATCGTCTGCCAACCGAAGCAGAATGGGAATATGCTGCCTACGGTTTAATTGGTAACACCGATGGCGAATTACTTACGGACCGAAAATTATATCCATGGAACGGTTCGTACCTGCGCCAGGATAAGAAAAAAGAAAAAGGTCGTTTAAAAGCCAACTTTGTTCGTGGACGTGGTGATATGATGGGGATGGCAGGATCGCTGAACGACAACGCAGACATTGCTGCACCAGTTTTCTCATATGAGCCTAACGATTACAATTTATATTGTATGTCGGGTAATGTTAACGAATGGGTGGCCGACGTTTACCGCCCGATGTCGTTAAACGATGTAGAAGAATTTAACCCGTTCCGAGGTAACGTAATTACCGAGTATCGTCGTGATCAGAATGGACAATATATGACAAACGAATATGGAGAACTAATAGTAGATACGATTGCCGGAAAGGACTACCGTAATGTATTGGACGGGGATCCAAATTCGCAGATTGTTGAAGGTGATACATGGATTGGTAACGAAAAACAAACCGAGGGCATGTATATTCAAGATGATAGACCAGGTGCATTTTCTTCATTGATTGATGATGAAGTACGTGTATACAAAGGAGGTTCGTGGCAAGATCGTCCCTATTGGTTGGTTCCCGGAACACGTCGTTACCTGGAGCAATCAAAAGCACGTAACGATCTTGGCTTCCGTTGCGCAATGATTAGAGTTGGAAGCCCTGAAGGTTTCTAA